From Solwaraspora sp. WMMD1047, the proteins below share one genomic window:
- a CDS encoding GDSL-type esterase/lipase family protein encodes MSLAGSTERLAHPWRVARRVATAALVGAGLSALTTALATGVLVGQARQARRTIPQAQAPPPRGDGVYGARFPGRPITMVVLGDSSAAGYGVHRPRETPGALLATGTSRRLRRPVRLYRYAVVGSLSRGLVPQVEAALERQPDIAVILVGGNDVTNRTPLPTAVRHLVEAVRALRAAGAQVVVGTCPDLGAIQPIKPPLRWLARRWSRQLAAAQTVAVVEAGGWTVSLGDLIGPRFAAEPHRMFSWDRFHPSAEGYAVAAAALLPTVLSALASADQRPTAATTGEGLRTLPQAAQEAVRHAGTEVTAVRVAGQDRGPAGRWARLRRRRPWFGQQQPRQPSATEPAGTAEPTSAAEPTSAAQPADPPVTGPAAGGRPATRAATPASVEERA; translated from the coding sequence ATGAGTCTGGCCGGTTCGACAGAGCGCTTGGCGCACCCGTGGCGTGTGGCCCGCCGGGTGGCCACGGCGGCGCTGGTCGGTGCCGGGCTGAGTGCCCTGACCACCGCGCTGGCGACCGGCGTGCTGGTCGGGCAGGCCCGGCAGGCCCGACGCACCATCCCGCAGGCGCAGGCCCCGCCGCCGCGCGGCGACGGTGTCTACGGCGCCCGCTTCCCGGGCCGGCCGATCACCATGGTGGTGCTGGGCGACTCGTCGGCCGCCGGCTACGGCGTACACCGGCCGCGGGAGACGCCCGGGGCGCTGCTGGCCACCGGCACCTCGCGGCGGCTGCGCCGGCCGGTCCGGCTCTACCGGTACGCGGTGGTCGGCAGCCTGTCCCGAGGGCTGGTGCCGCAGGTCGAGGCCGCACTTGAGCGGCAGCCGGACATCGCGGTGATTCTGGTCGGCGGGAACGATGTGACCAATCGCACACCACTGCCGACGGCGGTCCGGCATCTGGTCGAAGCGGTCCGCGCGCTGCGGGCGGCCGGCGCCCAGGTGGTGGTCGGCACCTGCCCCGACCTCGGTGCCATCCAGCCGATCAAGCCGCCGCTGCGCTGGCTGGCCCGGCGGTGGAGCCGCCAACTGGCCGCCGCGCAGACCGTCGCGGTGGTCGAGGCCGGCGGCTGGACGGTCTCGCTCGGCGACCTGATCGGCCCGAGGTTCGCCGCCGAGCCGCACCGGATGTTCTCCTGGGACCGGTTCCACCCGTCCGCCGAGGGCTATGCGGTCGCCGCCGCCGCGCTGCTGCCCACCGTGCTGTCCGCGCTCGCCTCGGCCGACCAGCGGCCCACCGCGGCCACCACCGGCGAAGGGCTGCGCACGCTGCCGCAGGCCGCGCAGGAGGCGGTCCGGCACGCCGGTACCGAGGTCACCGCCGTCCGGGTCGCCGGGCAGGACCGGGGACCGGCCGGCCGCTGGGCCCGGCTGCGCCGCCGCCGACCCTGGTTCGGCCAGCAGCAGCCCCGGCAGCCGAGCGCCACCGAACCAGCCGGCACCGCCGAACCGACAAGCGCCGCCGAACCCACAAGCGCCGCTCAACCGGCCGATCCGCCGGTGACGGGACCGGCCGCCGGTGGCCGTCCGGCAACGCGGGCGGCCACCCCAGCCAGCGTCGAGGAGCGAGCGTGA
- a CDS encoding DUF1232 domain-containing protein → MAKTLKRTAAFTALARALTSGVRGGPSLGTRLAALPRMIRATARGEYDGGLRIAMMTAAAVYVASPVDLVPELFLTVFGLADDMLMVTWLAGSVLAETERFLAWEAKRATVIPGHAVP, encoded by the coding sequence ATGGCCAAGACACTCAAGCGGACCGCGGCGTTCACGGCGCTGGCCAGGGCGCTGACCTCCGGCGTACGGGGTGGGCCGTCGCTGGGGACCCGGCTCGCGGCGCTGCCGCGGATGATCCGGGCCACCGCCCGCGGCGAGTACGACGGCGGCCTGCGGATCGCGATGATGACCGCCGCCGCCGTCTACGTGGCGTCCCCGGTCGACCTGGTGCCCGAGCTGTTCCTGACCGTCTTCGGGCTGGCCGACGACATGCTGATGGTGACCTGGCTGGCCGGCTCCGTGCTCGCCGAGACGGAGCGGTTCCTGGCCTGGGAGGCCAAGCGCGCAACCGTCATCCCCGGTCACGCCGTGCCCTGA
- a CDS encoding cystathionine beta-synthase: MRYYDNVVELIGNTPLVRLRNVSAGIPALVLAKVEYFNPGGSVKDRIALRMVEDAERAGLLGPGGTIVEPTSGNTGVGLALVAQLRGYRCVFVCPDKVSEDKQNVMKAYGAEVVVCPTAVAPEDPRSYYNVSDRLAREIPGAWKPDQYANPANPRSHYETTGPEVWEQTEGRITHFVAGVGTGGTVSGIGRYLKEVSGGAVRIIGADPEGSVYSGGSGRPYLVEGVGEDFWPTTYDREICDEIVEVSDKASFELTRRLAREEGLLVGGSCGMAAVAALEVARRAGPDAVVVVLLPDGGRGYLSKIFNDGWMTRYGFLESGTTEATVAEALASKPNGMPELIHVHPTETVRDAIDYMREYAVSQLPVLKAEPPVVTGEVAGSIAERDLLDALFTGQAHLHDTIERHMGPALPMIGGGQPVSEAVGLLEKSDAALVLVDGKPKGVLTRQDLLAHLGAR; encoded by the coding sequence GTGCGCTACTACGACAACGTCGTCGAGTTGATCGGCAACACCCCGCTGGTTCGACTCCGAAACGTCAGTGCCGGGATCCCGGCACTGGTTCTCGCGAAGGTCGAGTACTTCAACCCGGGCGGCTCGGTCAAGGACCGGATCGCGCTGCGGATGGTGGAGGACGCCGAGCGGGCGGGGCTGCTCGGTCCCGGCGGCACCATCGTCGAGCCGACCAGCGGCAACACCGGCGTTGGGCTGGCCCTGGTGGCCCAGTTGCGCGGCTACCGCTGCGTCTTCGTCTGCCCGGACAAGGTCAGCGAGGACAAGCAGAACGTGATGAAGGCGTACGGCGCCGAGGTGGTGGTCTGCCCGACGGCCGTGGCGCCGGAGGACCCGCGTTCGTACTACAACGTCTCCGACCGGCTGGCCCGGGAGATCCCCGGCGCGTGGAAGCCCGACCAGTACGCCAACCCGGCCAACCCGCGTTCGCACTACGAGACCACCGGCCCCGAGGTGTGGGAGCAGACCGAGGGCCGGATCACCCACTTCGTGGCCGGCGTCGGCACCGGCGGGACGGTCTCCGGGATCGGCCGCTACCTCAAGGAGGTCTCCGGCGGCGCGGTGCGGATCATCGGCGCCGACCCGGAGGGCTCCGTCTACTCCGGCGGCAGCGGCCGCCCGTACCTGGTGGAGGGGGTCGGCGAGGACTTCTGGCCGACCACGTACGACCGGGAGATCTGTGACGAGATCGTGGAGGTCTCCGACAAGGCGTCGTTCGAGCTGACCCGGCGGCTGGCCCGCGAGGAAGGGTTGCTGGTCGGTGGCTCGTGCGGGATGGCCGCGGTGGCGGCGCTGGAGGTGGCCCGGCGGGCCGGCCCGGACGCGGTGGTGGTGGTGCTGCTGCCGGACGGTGGCCGGGGCTACCTCTCCAAGATCTTCAACGACGGCTGGATGACCCGGTACGGCTTCCTGGAGTCGGGCACCACCGAGGCGACGGTGGCCGAGGCGCTGGCCAGCAAGCCGAACGGGATGCCCGAGCTGATCCACGTGCACCCGACCGAAACGGTCCGCGACGCCATCGACTACATGCGCGAGTACGCCGTCTCCCAGCTTCCGGTCCTCAAGGCCGAGCCGCCGGTGGTGACCGGCGAGGTGGCCGGGTCGATCGCCGAGCGGGACCTGCTGGACGCGCTCTTCACCGGCCAGGCCCACCTGCACGACACCATCGAGCGGCACATGGGCCCGGCGCTGCCGATGATCGGTGGCGGCCAGCCGGTCAGCGAGGCGGTCGGCCTGCTGGAGAAGTCCGACGCCGCGCTGGTCCTGGTGGACGGCAAGCCCAAGGGCGTGCTGACCCGCCAGGACCTGCTGGCCCACCTCGGCGCCCGCTGA
- a CDS encoding trypsin-like peptidase domain-containing protein — protein sequence MNTGQIEPERVESAALDAYSQVVTAVAGRVLPSVAALSVQTARGAGAGSAVTFTDDGFLLTSAHVVTGAQGGLATFGDGAEARFDVVGADPLSDLAVLRARTTGGQVTDTAQRAELGDADGLQVGQLVVAVGNPMGLAGSVSAGVVSGLRRSLPARDGRHVRLIDDVIQTDAALNPGNSGGALADSAGRVVGINTAVAGYGLGLAVPINATTRQIISELVTNGRVRRAWLGVAGSPVPLPPQVAERTGQRLGLRVAEVVPGSPAGAAGIYLGDVIISAGGRPVQSVQALLKLMLGPAIGTRLPITVLRRGALVDVVTVPTELAAR from the coding sequence ATGAACACCGGACAGATCGAACCGGAACGCGTCGAGAGCGCGGCGCTCGACGCGTACTCCCAGGTGGTGACCGCCGTGGCCGGGCGGGTGCTGCCCAGCGTCGCCGCGCTGTCGGTGCAGACGGCCCGGGGGGCCGGTGCCGGTTCCGCGGTCACCTTCACCGACGACGGATTCCTGCTCACCAGCGCCCACGTGGTGACCGGCGCGCAGGGTGGCCTGGCCACCTTCGGCGACGGCGCCGAGGCGCGGTTCGACGTGGTCGGCGCCGACCCCCTCTCCGACCTGGCGGTGCTGCGCGCCCGCACCACCGGCGGCCAGGTCACCGACACCGCCCAGCGGGCCGAACTCGGCGACGCGGACGGGCTCCAGGTCGGGCAGCTCGTGGTCGCCGTCGGCAACCCGATGGGGCTGGCCGGCTCGGTCAGCGCCGGCGTCGTCTCCGGCCTACGCCGGTCGCTGCCGGCCCGCGACGGCCGGCACGTCCGGCTGATCGACGACGTGATCCAGACCGACGCCGCCCTCAACCCGGGCAACTCCGGTGGCGCGCTCGCCGACTCCGCCGGCCGGGTGGTCGGCATCAACACCGCCGTCGCCGGCTACGGGCTCGGGCTCGCGGTGCCGATCAACGCCACCACCCGCCAGATCATCAGCGAACTCGTCACCAACGGGCGGGTCCGCCGGGCCTGGCTCGGGGTGGCCGGCTCACCGGTCCCGCTGCCGCCGCAGGTCGCCGAGCGGACCGGCCAGCGACTCGGCCTGCGGGTGGCGGAGGTGGTGCCGGGCAGCCCGGCCGGCGCCGCCGGGATCTACCTCGGCGACGTGATCATCTCGGCCGGCGGCCGACCGGTGCAGAGCGTCCAGGCGCTGCTCAAGCTGATGCTCGGCCCGGCGATCGGCACCCGCCTGCCGATCACCGTGCTGCGCCGCGGCGCCCTCGTCGACGTGGTGACGGTCCCGACCGAACTGGCCGCCCGCTGA
- a CDS encoding GNAT family N-acetyltransferase: MTIELRPATADDLMPVGALHHLSRATTYRDIVPAEALAAVTADQMGRYWTERWQYERDSHLMTVAERAGRLIGFSYVGPHAHAEPDVGELSAIHVHPAEQGRGVGRALMTDALATLHRRGWRRAVLWVLAGNSHARDFYARCGWTPDGVERDDDIGTATTRQLRYVRDLP, translated from the coding sequence GTGACGATCGAGCTGCGGCCGGCCACCGCTGACGACCTGATGCCGGTCGGCGCGCTGCACCACCTGTCCCGGGCCACCACCTACCGGGACATCGTGCCCGCCGAGGCGCTCGCCGCCGTCACCGCCGACCAGATGGGCCGTTACTGGACCGAGCGCTGGCAGTACGAGCGGGACAGCCACCTGATGACGGTGGCCGAGCGGGCCGGCCGGCTGATCGGGTTCAGCTACGTCGGCCCGCACGCCCACGCCGAACCGGACGTCGGCGAGCTCTCCGCGATCCACGTCCACCCGGCCGAGCAGGGCCGGGGGGTGGGCCGGGCGTTGATGACCGACGCGTTGGCCACCCTGCACCGGCGCGGCTGGCGGCGGGCCGTGCTCTGGGTGCTGGCCGGCAACAGCCACGCCCGCGACTTCTACGCCCGCTGCGGCTGGACGCCGGACGGCGTCGAACGCGACGACGACATCGGCACCGCCACCACCCGCCAGCTGCGCTACGTCCGCGACCTGCCCTGA
- a CDS encoding AbfB domain-containing protein, producing the protein MTHPEDAEPGLVRGGGWTATPDPGVAAGTGPAGSAAAPPTGLAGMATRFLFGEQPGPDGEVVAIRRQVARITLVGGALLAVIVLAAALVVRAASPDRDSAITGEANRVPAWVWAPGDGAPSDAPEPSDSPTGTPTPTPTPAPDPPGGSGGNPAPEPPPATSAAAAAPTPTPAGLRSNVQRSLRLAASPDRYVRHRSGLGFVDQVTGSSPAATREQASFTVVTGLADRDCYSFRGADGRYLRHFAFRIRYDADDRSDVFERDATFCPRSFGRGGGSIVLESENFRGRFIRNRNGELFLDPIEYSSSFAESVTFQATTAWS; encoded by the coding sequence GTGACACATCCAGAGGACGCCGAGCCGGGCCTGGTCCGGGGCGGCGGTTGGACCGCGACCCCGGACCCCGGGGTGGCGGCGGGCACCGGGCCGGCCGGCTCGGCGGCCGCACCGCCGACCGGGCTGGCCGGCATGGCGACCCGCTTTCTCTTCGGCGAACAGCCCGGACCGGACGGCGAGGTGGTCGCCATCCGCCGCCAGGTGGCCCGGATCACCCTGGTCGGCGGCGCGCTGCTGGCGGTGATCGTGCTGGCCGCGGCCCTGGTGGTGCGGGCCGCCTCGCCGGATCGGGACTCGGCCATCACCGGCGAGGCCAACCGGGTACCGGCCTGGGTGTGGGCACCCGGCGACGGCGCACCGAGCGACGCCCCCGAGCCGTCCGACAGCCCGACCGGGACCCCGACCCCGACCCCGACTCCGGCGCCGGATCCGCCCGGTGGCTCGGGCGGGAACCCGGCACCGGAGCCGCCCCCGGCCACGTCGGCGGCGGCCGCCGCGCCGACCCCGACCCCGGCCGGTCTGCGCTCGAACGTCCAGCGGTCGCTGCGGCTGGCCGCCAGCCCGGACCGGTACGTGCGGCACCGCAGCGGCCTGGGCTTCGTCGACCAGGTGACCGGCAGCAGCCCGGCGGCAACCCGCGAGCAGGCCAGCTTCACGGTGGTGACCGGGCTGGCCGACCGGGACTGCTACTCGTTCCGGGGCGCGGACGGCCGCTACCTGCGACACTTCGCGTTCCGGATCCGGTACGACGCCGACGACCGCTCGGACGTCTTCGAACGGGACGCCACGTTCTGCCCGCGCTCGTTCGGCCGGGGCGGCGGGTCGATCGTGCTGGAGTCGGAGAACTTCCGCGGCCGGTTCATCCGCAACCGCAACGGAGAGCTCTTCCTCGACCCGATCGAATACTCGTCGTCCTTCGCCGAAAGCGTCACGTTCCAGGCCACCACCGCCTGGTCCTGA
- a CDS encoding type II toxin-antitoxin system RelE/ParE family toxin, whose product MTRPDPGRYRLQVTGPAARALAGRLPEKISAAVYEFITTALLDNPHRVGKRLLLPPYEGTWSARRGTYRVLYEIDEDDRVVTVTAIEHRADAYRSR is encoded by the coding sequence GTGACCCGTCCGGACCCCGGCCGCTACCGACTTCAGGTCACCGGCCCGGCCGCACGCGCCTTGGCCGGACGGCTACCAGAGAAGATCTCCGCCGCCGTCTACGAGTTCATCACCACCGCCCTCCTCGACAACCCGCATCGCGTCGGCAAACGACTTCTCCTGCCGCCGTACGAAGGCACCTGGTCGGCCAGGCGCGGCACGTACCGTGTCCTCTACGAGATCGACGAGGACGACCGCGTCGTGACCGTGACGGCCATCGAACACCGCGCCGACGCCTACCGGTCGCGTTGA
- a CDS encoding type II toxin-antitoxin system Phd/YefM family antitoxin: protein MTAVPFTEARNRLSELIDEVASTHERIEITRHGHAAAVLISADDLAALEETLEVLSSAEAMRQLGESKAAVEAGDVLDADELAALMAKRSKQAR, encoded by the coding sequence ATGACTGCCGTGCCGTTCACTGAGGCCCGCAACCGCCTTTCGGAACTCATCGACGAGGTGGCCTCGACCCATGAGCGGATAGAGATCACCAGGCACGGCCACGCCGCCGCCGTGCTCATTTCCGCCGACGACCTCGCCGCGTTGGAAGAGACCCTGGAGGTTCTCTCCAGCGCCGAGGCCATGCGGCAACTTGGCGAGTCCAAGGCCGCCGTCGAAGCCGGTGACGTCCTCGACGCCGACGAACTCGCAGCGCTGATGGCAAAGCGATCGAAGCAGGCAAGGTGA
- the msrA gene encoding peptide-methionine (S)-S-oxide reductase MsrA gives MFLRRMKGNLPNPDQALPGRETPIPVVGTHEVLGTPLQGPWPDGAKVAVFGMGCFWGAERLFWTLPGVITTSVGYAGGITPNPTYEEVCSGYTGHAEVVEVVYDPAQISYEQLLKVFWENHDPTQGMRQGNDIGTQYRSTIYTTEDEQLAVAQASREAFAPVVAKAGLGEITTEIEPLREYYFAESYHQQYLAPTKNPNGYCNHGPNGMTCPIGVAKTA, from the coding sequence GTGTTCCTACGCCGGATGAAGGGCAACCTGCCCAACCCCGACCAGGCGCTACCCGGTCGGGAGACACCGATCCCGGTCGTCGGCACGCACGAGGTGCTGGGCACCCCGTTGCAGGGTCCGTGGCCGGACGGGGCGAAGGTCGCCGTGTTCGGGATGGGATGTTTCTGGGGCGCCGAGCGACTGTTCTGGACCCTGCCCGGGGTGATCACGACCTCGGTGGGATACGCGGGCGGTATCACCCCGAATCCCACGTATGAGGAGGTCTGCTCCGGTTACACCGGGCACGCCGAGGTGGTCGAGGTGGTCTACGACCCGGCTCAGATCAGCTACGAGCAGCTGCTGAAGGTGTTCTGGGAGAACCACGACCCCACCCAGGGCATGCGACAGGGCAACGACATCGGTACGCAGTACCGGTCGACGATCTACACCACCGAGGACGAGCAGTTGGCGGTGGCGCAGGCGTCCCGGGAGGCGTTCGCGCCGGTGGTGGCGAAGGCCGGCCTCGGTGAGATCACCACCGAGATCGAGCCGCTGCGGGAGTACTACTTCGCCGAGAGCTACCACCAGCAGTACCTGGCCCCGACCAAGAACCCGAACGGTTACTGCAACCACGGCCCGAACGGCATGACCTGCCCCATAGGTGTCGCGAAGACCGCCTAG